In Leptospira kirschneri serovar Cynopteri str. 3522 CT, the genomic stretch CGTTTCGCTTGAAGATCTTTCATAACTCGGTTCAGACATTCTACAAAACTAGTTGAATCCGCAAGTCCTTTCCCTGCAATGTCAAACGCAGTTCCATGATCCGGAGAAACCCTTATAAACGGAAGACCCAAAGTTAAATTTACACCCTTTTTTCCTTCCCACATTTTAAAAGGAATCAGCCCCTGATCGTGATAACAGGCTATGTGAAGACCAAATTTTTTTCTAGAAGATTCACCAAACATTGAATCGGCGGATAGAGGACCTTCCACTTTTAAACCTTTTTTCTTTAAGAATTGAATCATAGGTTCTAGAATTTCGACTTCTTCCTTTCCTATTTTACCACCTTCTCCCGCGTGTGGATTGAGACCAAGAAACGCGATCGGTTTTTTGAGATCAATTTTCTGACAGGAAAAAATAGAATGAGCCAAGGAATTCAGATCCACCTCTTTCAAAAACTCAGGAACTTTTACGAGAGGAACATGAGTCGTTAGAGGAAGAACCTGAAGATCTTTTCCGGACATCAGCATAAATGTCCGAGTATGATATTCTTCCGCTAGAAATTCAGTATGACCTCGAAACTTAGAAGCCCCAGAAGCAATCACCCATTCTTTGCTCAGAGGAAGAGTAATCAAATCTCCACCTCCTTCTTTTTGAAACCTCACCGCAAGAGAAAGAGCAGCTAACGCGGATTTTCCAGACAACGCGGACGGTTTGCCAAGTTTTAAAGTAGAAATTTCCTTTTTAGAAAGTGCGTTATGCGAAATTGAAAACAAACCTTTTTTCAAGATTCGGGACGAGGCTTCTGTTACAAGGCGTTCTAAAATTTTAAAATCGAAAGCCGCATCGATCGACGAAACATCGGGGACGTTCGTCGGGATCGAAACGAACTCTTTTGGAAGCGAATATTTACCGGAATGAAA encodes the following:
- a CDS encoding PdxA family dehydrogenase codes for the protein MNRILITEGDPCGVGPEIFLDTLSLLKKISKTKPVVYFHSGKYSLPKEFVSIPTNVPDVSSIDAAFDFKILERLVTEASSRILKKGLFSISHNALSKKEISTLKLGKPSALSGKSALAALSLAVRFQKEGGGDLITLPLSKEWVIASGASKFRGHTEFLAEEYHTRTFMLMSGKDLQVLPLTTHVPLVKVPEFLKEVDLNSLAHSIFSCQKIDLKKPIAFLGLNPHAGEGGKIGKEEVEILEPMIQFLKKKGLKVEGPLSADSMFGESSRKKFGLHIACYHDQGLIPFKMWEGKKGVNLTLGLPFIRVSPDHGTAFDIAGKGLADSTSFVECLNRVMKDLQAKRSNKEKFHS